One genomic region from Candidatus Poribacteria bacterium encodes:
- a CDS encoding transcription termination factor Rho: MDIRKLQEMEFSELKDFALTLGVNEYNGSRKEELINEIIEAKSEGDTQFYGGGVLEILDDRDQHYGFLRSSRSNYLQSNEDIYVSSSQIRRFDLQTGHVVEGVIRPPKKTENKAERYFAMLQIEKVNAEIPEAVKQKILFNNLTPIHPYQKLKLEHSQSEYGTRIVDLIAPIGKGQRGLIVAPPYSGKTTLLKNIAAGIEANHPEVILIFLLIDERPEEVTDVARSVKGEVISSTFDEHPERHIQVADMAIEKAKRWAEYGKDVVVLLDSMTRLARAHNVMTPHSGKTLSGGLDAMAFVKPRQFCGAARKFEEGGSLTVIASVLVDTESRQDEYIYEEFKGTANMEIHMERSLLDLRIYPPINIEKSKTRREELLLAPDVLNKVWVLRKFTSQMDDAESLEMLIGQFSKTGTNAEFLQRMVDNATYSNTSVRTNARSKRSA, from the coding sequence TTGGACATTCGCAAGCTCCAAGAAATGGAGTTCTCGGAACTCAAAGACTTTGCCTTGACTCTCGGAGTAAACGAATACAACGGGTCTCGGAAAGAGGAATTGATTAACGAAATTATAGAGGCGAAATCTGAAGGGGACACCCAGTTTTACGGCGGTGGTGTCTTGGAAATCCTTGATGACCGCGACCAGCACTACGGCTTTCTCCGTTCATCGCGCTCCAATTATTTGCAGAGTAACGAGGATATTTATGTGTCCTCCTCGCAAATTCGACGATTCGATTTACAAACCGGACACGTCGTTGAAGGGGTAATCCGTCCTCCAAAGAAGACGGAAAACAAAGCAGAACGCTACTTCGCAATGTTACAGATTGAGAAGGTTAACGCGGAAATACCGGAAGCCGTCAAGCAGAAAATCCTTTTCAATAACCTCACGCCTATTCACCCGTACCAAAAATTGAAACTTGAACATAGTCAGTCAGAGTACGGGACTCGCATCGTGGATCTCATAGCCCCAATTGGAAAGGGACAACGCGGGTTGATTGTCGCACCCCCTTATAGTGGGAAGACCACGCTACTCAAGAATATTGCCGCCGGCATTGAAGCAAACCACCCCGAAGTCATTCTCATCTTTTTGTTGATTGATGAGCGGCCCGAGGAGGTTACAGATGTCGCTCGCTCCGTCAAAGGAGAAGTCATTAGTTCTACTTTCGATGAGCATCCCGAACGGCACATTCAGGTCGCAGATATGGCGATTGAAAAGGCGAAGCGGTGGGCAGAGTACGGAAAAGATGTCGTCGTTCTGTTAGATAGCATGACCCGACTGGCACGGGCGCACAATGTGATGACACCCCACAGCGGAAAAACGTTGTCCGGGGGCTTAGATGCAATGGCGTTTGTGAAGCCACGTCAATTCTGCGGCGCAGCTCGGAAATTTGAAGAAGGTGGAAGTCTAACGGTCATTGCATCGGTACTCGTTGATACGGAAAGCCGGCAAGATGAATACATCTACGAAGAATTCAAGGGCACTGCCAACATGGAAATACACATGGAGCGCTCTTTGTTAGATCTCCGTATCTATCCACCGATTAACATCGAAAAGTCGAAAACACGCCGTGAGGAACTCTTATTGGCACCCGATGTTCTTAACAAGGTCTGGGTGCTGCGGAAATTCACGAGTCAGATGGACGACGCAGAGTCGCTTGAGATGCTCATTGGGCAATTCAGCAAGACGGGTACAAACGCAGAATTCCTCCAACGAATGGTGGACAATGCGACTTACAGTAATACGTCAGTGAGAACGAATGCGCGTTCAAAGCGATCAGCCTGA
- the prfA gene encoding peptide chain release factor 1, whose product MFEKLKDIENRYAEVEKALGDPAQISNQQRLMELSKTHAELSPIVSTYQEYQELESALDDTLLLMEVETDAEMLGLAQEELDVLTAKKEQLTEALKVLLVPKDPNDAKNVIIEIRAGTGGEEASLFAAELFRMYTRYAERQNWRLELLSSNATGLKGFKEVVFSIVGQNAYSQLKFEGGIHRVQRIPATEASGRIHTSAATVAVLPEAEELDLAIDEATELRIDTYRSSGPGGQSVNTTDSAIRITHLPTGLVVTCQDEKSQHKNRAKAMKILRARLQEQKQSELNNERAETRRSMVGSGDRSEKIRTYNFPQSRVTDHRIQFSSYQLDSVLDGVLQTFIERLTTADQAERLQED is encoded by the coding sequence ATGTTTGAGAAACTCAAGGATATTGAAAACAGATACGCTGAAGTCGAAAAAGCACTCGGAGACCCCGCGCAAATTTCAAATCAACAACGATTAATGGAGTTATCTAAAACGCACGCGGAACTCTCACCAATTGTGTCCACCTATCAGGAGTATCAGGAGTTAGAATCTGCCCTTGACGATACGCTGCTCCTCATGGAAGTCGAAACGGATGCGGAGATGCTCGGATTAGCGCAGGAAGAGTTAGATGTGCTCACTGCCAAAAAAGAGCAACTGACTGAGGCACTTAAGGTGCTTCTGGTTCCAAAAGATCCGAACGATGCGAAAAACGTCATTATCGAAATCCGAGCGGGGACCGGTGGTGAGGAAGCCAGTCTTTTCGCAGCCGAATTGTTTCGGATGTACACCCGTTATGCTGAACGTCAGAACTGGCGGTTGGAACTCCTCAGTTCAAACGCAACCGGCTTAAAAGGATTCAAAGAGGTCGTCTTCTCAATTGTAGGGCAGAACGCATACAGTCAACTGAAATTTGAGGGCGGTATACATCGGGTGCAGCGAATTCCTGCTACTGAGGCAAGTGGACGCATTCATACATCTGCCGCCACCGTGGCGGTTCTCCCTGAAGCCGAGGAACTCGATTTGGCGATTGATGAGGCAACCGAATTACGTATTGATACCTACCGATCTTCGGGACCCGGCGGGCAAAGCGTTAACACAACCGACTCCGCTATTCGGATTACCCACTTACCAACGGGACTCGTTGTGACATGCCAAGACGAAAAGTCTCAACATAAAAATCGTGCAAAGGCGATGAAGATTCTCCGGGCCCGCCTCCAAGAGCAGAAACAATCTGAACTGAACAATGAGAGAGCCGAAACCCGTAGGTCTATGGTTGGCAGTGGCGACAGAAGCGAAAAAATTCGGACCTATAATTTCCCACAATCTCGGGTAACTGACCATCGGATCCAATTCAGTTCCTATCAACTTGATTCCGTTTTAGATGGTGTGCTACAGACCTTTATTGAACGGCTCACAACTGCCGATCAAGCGGAAAGGCTGCAAGAGGATTAA
- a CDS encoding Gfo/Idh/MocA family oxidoreductase yields the protein MGTSKNDILRVGVIGPGGAGRGNTLGFATRPDAEIVAAVDTHEASLDALETALQERVDGYKANSFNRYLGEYEFVEMLNHEDLDIVGVFSPHSLHDIHTKYALRAGCHVIVEKPMANVVGDAIAVTKLAMGSGLHLVGGYQRHYEDTYMAARRAIAEGRIGNLRKFEVYMAQRWGAGGWRGDPRFSGGGQPNDSGSHLQDIFLWMTGTLPAEVYGTTDMKFEDDDGNLVPKFVEINSYSDVTLDNGAEGTITILGNTRVGFEEWVILEGDAGTIEIKNGIHYTPKNGEPTPLAYPRPEGYPRNKVDQLVGLVKAEYQTNYTSGINGIRTSWLTNAILDAGKGPDPKNRVNCDDLIQKEGYTRQDVLELIDECASRSCY from the coding sequence ATGGGAACCAGCAAAAATGATATTTTAAGAGTTGGTGTGATTGGGCCCGGCGGTGCAGGACGGGGAAACACACTCGGTTTCGCAACACGTCCCGACGCTGAAATCGTCGCCGCTGTGGACACCCACGAAGCGAGTTTAGACGCTTTAGAAACTGCGCTCCAAGAACGGGTTGATGGCTATAAAGCGAATAGTTTCAACCGTTACCTCGGTGAATACGAGTTCGTGGAGATGCTCAATCACGAAGATCTGGATATAGTCGGTGTATTCTCGCCGCACTCCCTTCACGATATTCACACGAAATACGCCCTCCGCGCCGGATGCCACGTTATCGTCGAGAAACCGATGGCGAATGTCGTTGGCGATGCAATCGCTGTAACCAAGCTCGCAATGGGCAGTGGATTACATCTCGTGGGTGGGTATCAACGTCATTACGAGGATACCTACATGGCAGCGAGACGCGCTATCGCTGAAGGACGCATCGGTAACCTCCGGAAATTTGAGGTCTACATGGCACAGCGGTGGGGTGCCGGTGGGTGGCGCGGGGATCCACGCTTCTCTGGCGGTGGGCAGCCGAATGACTCAGGAAGTCACCTCCAAGATATATTCTTATGGATGACGGGGACTTTACCTGCTGAGGTTTACGGGACAACTGATATGAAATTTGAGGACGACGATGGAAACCTTGTTCCAAAGTTCGTTGAAATTAATTCCTACTCTGATGTCACGCTCGATAACGGTGCCGAAGGCACGATCACTATCCTCGGCAACACGCGCGTTGGGTTTGAAGAATGGGTAATTCTGGAAGGGGATGCGGGAACGATCGAAATTAAAAACGGCATCCATTACACACCCAAAAATGGCGAACCCACACCCCTTGCTTATCCGCGTCCAGAAGGGTATCCCCGCAACAAGGTCGATCAGCTCGTCGGGTTGGTAAAAGCCGAATACCAGACAAATTACACCTCTGGCATCAACGGGATACGCACCAGTTGGTTGACAAATGCCATCCTTGATGCCGGTAAGGGGCCCGACCCAAAAAATAGGGTGAATTGTGACGACCTCATTCAGAAAGAGGGATACACTCGGCAAGATGTCCTAGAATTGATTGATGAATGTGCATCCAGATCATGTTATTAA
- a CDS encoding succinate dehydrogenase/fumarate reductase iron-sulfur subunit, producing the protein MAKATFRIWRGNADGAEFVDYDTEVSEGMVVLDAVHRIQAEQANDMAVRWNCKAGKCGSCSAEINGQPKLMCMTRLNDLSLDEPVTVEPMRAFPLIKDLVTDVSWNFRVKEKMKPFTPRPPDAEDGTWRMEQEDIDHIQEFRKCIECFLCQDVCHVLREHDLHDEFIGPRFFVYAASLEMHPIDTENRLEELKDSDGIGYCNITKCCTKVCPEHITITDNAIIPLKERVVDQFYDPIKKLFRVFSR; encoded by the coding sequence ATGGCGAAAGCAACTTTTAGAATCTGGCGTGGTAATGCGGACGGCGCGGAATTTGTCGATTACGACACCGAGGTGTCCGAAGGGATGGTGGTTTTAGACGCCGTCCACCGTATCCAAGCCGAGCAGGCAAATGACATGGCGGTGCGATGGAATTGTAAGGCAGGAAAATGCGGATCCTGCTCCGCCGAAATCAACGGGCAACCGAAATTGATGTGCATGACACGCCTCAACGATCTGTCCCTGGATGAACCCGTTACCGTCGAACCGATGCGGGCATTCCCGCTCATTAAAGACCTCGTTACAGACGTATCATGGAACTTCAGAGTTAAAGAGAAGATGAAACCCTTCACGCCGCGACCCCCTGATGCCGAAGATGGCACGTGGCGGATGGAACAGGAAGACATTGATCACATCCAAGAGTTTCGGAAATGCATCGAATGCTTCCTCTGCCAGGATGTCTGCCATGTCCTCCGAGAACACGATCTTCATGACGAGTTCATCGGACCGAGATTCTTCGTTTACGCCGCTTCCTTGGAAATGCACCCAATTGACACCGAGAACCGACTCGAAGAATTGAAAGATTCGGATGGTATCGGGTATTGTAACATTACCAAATGTTGCACAAAGGTCTGCCCAGAGCATATCACGATTACGGACAACGCCATTATTCCGCTCAAAGAACGGGTTGTTGACCAATTCTACGATCCGATCAAAAAATTGTTCCGTGTCTTTAGTCGTTGA
- the rpmE gene encoding 50S ribosomal protein L31, whose translation MKAGIHPELVECVVTCVCGAVHKTLATQPTMRVDVCGECHPFYTGQQARFIDTAGRVESFRRRYGLTETGHTQIV comes from the coding sequence ATGAAAGCCGGAATACACCCAGAACTGGTGGAATGCGTCGTTACATGCGTTTGCGGCGCGGTCCATAAAACACTCGCTACCCAACCAACGATGCGAGTAGATGTTTGTGGGGAATGCCACCCATTCTATACTGGACAACAGGCTCGATTTATCGACACTGCCGGACGCGTTGAAAGTTTCCGCCGACGTTACGGACTCACCGAGACAGGACATACGCAAATTGTCTGA
- a CDS encoding tetratricopeptide repeat protein, which yields MKFSAQLAIKMYDRWQRLAVKSMQYGSLVATVLIAAIQISCVTGSALRSAEKLAEQKDYRGAIAAYQSVVDTKPGTPEALQAQLAIGKIFTDQMDQPAEGIKAYEAVIADAPKDDVAAEAHYELGMYYFRQEDYKASQTQFDAIINNFPNLELSHNAQLMLAKSFEEAKDFEQAVEVFDNFANRNPRSQRAALAIANKGRIQRQYLKNEDEAKRTYQSLVKRYGKVEGAEKEIEIAKQELTDLKARIPEPDDPLATQLDRAYAQRDARREMDRPRGGVEKSRAMGNINAQIADSGFGVSASEVMRNFGGQGGISGDEQGSYYDAELMIANFFYGDENYRDAGALYFDAIARAESANVKLDPYTYLKLSICYRKVGMHQRAREVLKKAASRDGGVIQAVIDTGRNHYTSESYEKAIETYNSVLGMARAKDSEIYWLLSLAHKKLGEPEKEREVLEKSVAANTQNLDALQSLAEVLHYRLKDRKAAAIFQDLVDQKGDSYIGSKTLGDLTYKYGNYVQSRAKYRAAARTAKRLLNKSESKVEQQKLRNQVVYATILAAQATYHLKKLEDAQKMIDELAVEYPEHALIPYGRGELALLDGDAETAVAEFKASIEKNPLSDIPLMALGNYYVSQGFNDDAIALWENYLAKNQYNQQVRRSLTQLKGEGAE from the coding sequence GTGAAATTTTCAGCACAACTCGCAATCAAGATGTATGATCGCTGGCAAAGACTTGCTGTTAAAAGTATGCAGTATGGCTCGCTTGTTGCTACTGTTTTGATAGCAGCGATCCAAATCAGTTGTGTAACGGGTAGTGCGCTGCGCTCCGCAGAAAAACTCGCTGAACAGAAAGACTACCGAGGGGCAATAGCGGCGTATCAAAGTGTTGTGGATACCAAACCCGGCACACCCGAAGCACTTCAGGCACAACTCGCTATCGGCAAAATTTTTACTGATCAGATGGATCAACCCGCAGAGGGCATCAAAGCCTATGAAGCCGTCATTGCCGATGCACCGAAGGATGATGTAGCCGCTGAGGCGCATTATGAACTCGGGATGTACTATTTCCGGCAGGAGGATTATAAAGCCTCTCAAACCCAATTTGACGCGATTATCAACAATTTTCCGAACCTTGAATTGAGCCACAACGCCCAACTGATGCTGGCGAAAAGTTTTGAAGAGGCGAAGGACTTTGAACAGGCGGTAGAGGTTTTCGATAACTTCGCAAACCGGAACCCGCGCAGTCAACGCGCAGCACTCGCTATTGCCAATAAAGGACGGATTCAACGACAATACCTCAAAAACGAAGATGAAGCGAAACGCACTTATCAATCACTCGTTAAAAGATATGGTAAGGTCGAAGGTGCCGAGAAAGAGATTGAGATAGCGAAACAGGAACTGACCGACCTCAAAGCCAGAATTCCAGAGCCCGACGACCCACTGGCAACACAGCTTGACAGAGCCTATGCACAGCGGGACGCACGGCGTGAAATGGACCGACCGCGCGGCGGTGTTGAGAAAAGTCGCGCCATGGGGAATATCAATGCTCAAATCGCAGATTCTGGGTTCGGCGTGAGCGCATCAGAGGTCATGCGGAATTTCGGCGGTCAAGGCGGGATCTCAGGCGATGAACAAGGCAGTTACTATGATGCCGAACTCATGATTGCCAACTTCTTCTACGGGGATGAAAACTACCGTGACGCAGGCGCCCTGTATTTCGATGCAATCGCCCGTGCAGAATCGGCGAATGTGAAACTTGACCCATATACCTACCTCAAACTCTCGATTTGTTATCGAAAAGTCGGGATGCATCAACGAGCGCGAGAGGTCCTCAAGAAAGCTGCCAGCCGAGATGGTGGCGTCATTCAAGCCGTCATCGACACCGGACGCAATCACTACACTTCCGAATCGTATGAGAAAGCGATAGAGACCTACAATTCTGTTCTTGGAATGGCGCGTGCCAAAGACTCCGAGATTTACTGGTTGCTCTCGCTGGCACACAAAAAGTTGGGTGAACCTGAGAAAGAACGCGAGGTCCTTGAAAAGTCTGTTGCGGCGAACACACAGAATTTGGATGCGTTGCAAAGCCTTGCTGAAGTCCTCCATTATCGGTTGAAGGATCGGAAAGCCGCTGCAATTTTTCAGGATCTCGTTGATCAGAAAGGTGATTCCTACATCGGGTCTAAAACCCTCGGTGACCTCACTTATAAGTACGGGAATTATGTGCAATCCCGTGCGAAGTATAGAGCCGCCGCGCGGACAGCAAAGCGGTTACTCAACAAATCGGAAAGCAAGGTCGAACAACAAAAACTTCGCAATCAGGTCGTTTATGCGACGATCCTCGCTGCACAGGCAACTTACCACCTGAAGAAATTGGAAGACGCTCAGAAGATGATAGATGAACTGGCAGTAGAGTATCCCGAACACGCCTTAATTCCTTACGGTAGGGGTGAGTTGGCACTTTTAGACGGGGACGCGGAAACCGCTGTTGCTGAATTCAAAGCCTCGATTGAGAAAAACCCGCTTTCTGATATTCCACTGATGGCACTTGGCAATTATTATGTCTCACAAGGGTTTAATGACGACGCTATTGCCCTTTGGGAAAACTACTTGGCGAAAAATCAGTATAACCAGCAAGTCCGTCGCAGCCTGACGCAATTGAAAGGTGAAGGCGCAGAATAA